A stretch of the Vulcanisaeta souniana JCM 11219 genome encodes the following:
- a CDS encoding ABC transporter permease — MVILNIALFLYFYSVTPRYLSPANTYTLLTYAADLGILTVPQAIIMMLGMIDLSPTGIANLVPLIDWSLWQYFMGAGIPYTPALIVATIIAWLLAAFIGFVNGILITKGNVNFLLATVGMLFLTDGLALIGWGGWPETFPGADKAPYFSGVISGVIPMTFVWTLVIAVLYMILFYRTRFGVYVTATGSNQTWARESGVPADKIIIIAYILTGLAGGILGVIDGSRVREVSATNFTTDLTLESIAAAVIGGTMLTGGKGTLIGSFLGAFVIAQLLDGFTVLGVNAYAYDAIIGAAILILMVFTGKKDDIIRYFRRASSLRMREEETEATEKKGTNEGTLTQDGGSKDVNNDINANKDTDTNNNPRG; from the coding sequence ATGGTAATACTGAATATAGCACTATTTCTTTATTTTTACTCAGTAACCCCCAGATACCTTAGCCCTGCAAATACATACACGCTGCTCACATACGCTGCGGATCTCGGTATCTTAACGGTACCCCAGGCAATAATAATGATGCTGGGTATGATCGATCTATCACCAACAGGTATAGCAAACCTAGTGCCCTTAATCGACTGGTCTCTCTGGCAGTACTTTATGGGCGCCGGTATACCATACACGCCTGCATTAATAGTGGCAACCATCATTGCATGGCTATTGGCAGCATTCATAGGCTTTGTAAATGGAATACTAATAACTAAGGGTAATGTTAACTTTCTATTGGCCACCGTGGGCATGCTCTTCCTAACCGACGGCCTTGCACTAATAGGTTGGGGCGGCTGGCCTGAAACATTCCCAGGCGCTGATAAGGCACCGTATTTTAGTGGCGTTATAAGTGGCGTAATACCCATGACCTTTGTCTGGACCCTCGTAATCGCCGTACTATACATGATCCTATTCTATAGGACAAGGTTTGGGGTTTATGTAACGGCTACCGGTAGTAATCAGACATGGGCTAGGGAAAGTGGCGTACCCGCAGATAAAATTATAATCATTGCATATATCCTAACGGGACTGGCTGGTGGTATTTTAGGTGTCATAGATGGTTCAAGGGTTAGGGAGGTAAGTGCAACGAATTTCACAACTGACCTTACCCTAGAGTCAATAGCAGCCGCAGTAATAGGCGGCACAATGCTAACAGGTGGCAAGGGTACACTCATAGGATCTTTCCTAGGCGCCTTTGTCATTGCCCAATTACTTGATGGCTTCACAGTACTTGGAGTAAACGCATACGCCTATGATGCAATAATAGGTGCGGCAATACTGATATTAATGGTGTTTACGGGTAAAAAGGATGACATTATACGATACTTTAGAAGAGCAAGTAGCCTAAGAATGAGAGAAGAGGAGACCGAAGCAACGGAGAAAAAGGGAACAAATGAAGGTACATTGACGCAAGACGGTGGTTCGAAAGACGTAAATAACGACATAAATGCTAATAAAGATACTGATACCAATAATAACCCAAGGGGTTAA
- a CDS encoding substrate-binding domain-containing protein: protein MKTREEENEELAKAVINTFVRNPVTRRKALSTMAKAGIIAGLVAAFGAGFGTGYATAPPKSTGYTPPPKGYIYGLDVEHPELSLWFVNHVTTNPFFTPTIYGIQDACNMIGNCKYVWTGSENSVVTDMVNAIYSAISSGADGIATTVIAPNSFDAPIQEALSKGIPVYAYNAYIPNDDPHYAQYHNPPYLGYVGQDLYSSGELIANKWILPNIKPNQRVALFIATPGTANIQPRIDGILSVLQANGYSTVDVVATGALVSQEQSAVEAYFDGHPDVAAMIAVDAGSTLSIGNVLREHGIPSLTNGGKILAGGYDLLPGTVSNIVDGYLDFTIDQQPYLQGFLPALYLYLYLLTNGLEVVYFSNTGIKFVTKQNVTPYTYTSRFEGSTTSEPVWTTGMYPQLTNSTSS, encoded by the coding sequence ATGAAAACACGAGAAGAAGAAAATGAAGAATTAGCCAAAGCAGTAATAAATACGTTCGTAAGAAACCCGGTAACCAGAAGAAAAGCACTCTCCACAATGGCAAAGGCCGGAATAATCGCCGGTTTAGTAGCAGCCTTTGGTGCTGGTTTTGGAACAGGTTATGCAACAGCGCCGCCAAAATCAACCGGCTACACACCACCACCAAAGGGCTACATATATGGACTGGACGTTGAACACCCTGAACTCTCGTTATGGTTTGTTAACCACGTAACGACAAACCCATTCTTCACACCAACAATTTACGGCATACAAGACGCATGTAATATGATCGGTAATTGCAAGTATGTATGGACCGGAAGCGAAAACTCAGTGGTCACCGACATGGTCAACGCCATATACTCTGCAATATCATCAGGCGCCGATGGAATAGCAACCACCGTAATCGCACCAAACTCCTTCGATGCCCCAATACAGGAGGCACTAAGTAAGGGTATACCAGTATATGCGTATAATGCATATATACCCAACGATGATCCTCACTATGCCCAGTACCACAACCCACCATACCTAGGTTATGTGGGTCAGGACCTATACTCTTCAGGTGAATTAATAGCGAATAAATGGATATTGCCAAATATAAAGCCTAACCAACGTGTCGCCCTATTCATAGCAACCCCAGGTACAGCCAATATCCAACCTAGGATTGATGGAATACTATCCGTATTACAGGCAAATGGGTATTCCACTGTTGACGTTGTGGCAACTGGCGCATTAGTATCACAGGAGCAGTCCGCGGTAGAGGCGTATTTCGATGGGCACCCTGATGTTGCTGCAATGATAGCAGTTGATGCTGGAAGCACGTTATCTATTGGCAACGTATTAAGAGAGCATGGTATACCGTCATTAACGAATGGTGGAAAGATACTGGCAGGGGGCTATGACCTATTACCAGGTACTGTAAGTAATATAGTGGATGGTTACTTGGACTTCACAATTGATCAGCAGCCATACTTACAGGGATTCCTACCTGCCCTGTACCTTTACCTATATCTATTGACTAATGGTTTAGAGGTTGTTTACTTCTCAAATACAGGTATTAAGTTCGTTACCAAGCAAAATGTAACACCATATACATACACATCAAGGTTTGAGGGATCAACAACCTCAGAGCCAGTATGGACGACAGGAATGTACCCGCAGTTAACTAACTCCACGTCTTCTTAA
- a CDS encoding fucose isomerase yields the protein MGNIHIPVGFVVSPYGAIGEAPYSLEWFNGIKQKVMQKLKELYPHIDFSYYDISTMDDVHNFLAKESNAPGFILFVLQSLPGTLRTLIYSGKPTVIIAETYGGSGEYLFEYSRAREQGFPVIGVSTDDVTNESVLRKVKLIEVIARMRGARIVFIVGPDVKQYIEGEYPLSADIFSTFRSIASITGVIPVVMDVVEFREKYYDRVSMNDAEKIAEVWIKNAESVQEPLRDEIVKSAKLYIALKNLVRDLDAVAVAVDCIVLYGSRARVRYLDAWPCLAYMQLWYDNIIPVCEGDPYSAVVLLMGKYLANLHGFLNDPGINEARDEMVYYHCYAPTNPHGNPKQEVPYIITTAHLGAKHASIHVRLPINEKITAVGFDPEERLLTVHGGKAVRTELSPYACATKLVASANTKEIARNFRWRLGWHRVVFYGDHTEEFRELATLMGLRVIDEDK from the coding sequence ATGGGTAATATACATATACCTGTTGGGTTTGTGGTTTCTCCGTATGGTGCGATAGGCGAAGCTCCGTATTCCCTGGAGTGGTTTAACGGAATTAAGCAGAAGGTTATGCAGAAGTTGAAGGAGTTGTATCCGCATATTGACTTTAGTTATTATGATATTTCAACGATGGATGACGTACATAACTTTTTAGCTAAGGAATCCAATGCCCCAGGCTTCATACTTTTTGTGCTGCAGTCATTGCCTGGTACTCTTAGGACTCTCATCTATAGTGGTAAGCCTACGGTTATAATCGCAGAAACCTATGGGGGTTCTGGTGAGTACCTATTTGAGTACTCAAGGGCTAGGGAGCAGGGGTTTCCTGTAATTGGTGTATCGACAGATGATGTAACGAATGAATCTGTACTAAGGAAGGTTAAGCTTATTGAGGTCATCGCTAGGATGCGCGGTGCAAGGATCGTGTTTATAGTTGGGCCTGACGTCAAGCAGTATATAGAGGGTGAATATCCATTGAGCGCGGATATTTTTTCAACATTTAGGTCAATTGCGTCAATAACGGGGGTTATACCTGTGGTTATGGATGTTGTTGAATTTAGGGAGAAGTACTATGATAGGGTCAGCATGAATGATGCCGAGAAGATAGCTGAGGTTTGGATTAAGAATGCTGAGTCCGTCCAGGAGCCTCTTCGGGATGAAATCGTTAAATCCGCCAAACTATACATAGCACTGAAAAATTTGGTGCGCGATTTAGATGCGGTGGCTGTTGCTGTTGACTGCATTGTACTTTATGGTAGTAGGGCGAGGGTTAGGTACCTTGACGCCTGGCCTTGTCTAGCCTATATGCAGTTGTGGTATGATAATATTATCCCTGTATGCGAGGGAGATCCCTACTCCGCCGTAGTCCTGTTAATGGGTAAATACTTGGCTAATCTTCATGGCTTTCTTAATGACCCTGGTATAAACGAAGCAAGGGATGAAATGGTGTACTATCACTGTTACGCACCTACGAATCCACACGGGAACCCCAAGCAAGAGGTACCATATATAATAACAACCGCTCATTTAGGTGCGAAACACGCGTCAATACACGTTAGGTTACCTATAAATGAGAAAATTACAGCAGTGGGTTTTGACCCAGAGGAGAGGCTTCTCACCGTGCATGGTGGTAAGGCCGTACGTACAGAATTATCGCCTTATGCATGCGCCACAAAATTGGTTGCCTCAGCAAATACTAAGGAAATAGCTAGGAATTTTAGATGGAGACTTGGATGGCATAGGGTGGTCTTTTATGGTGATCATACCGAGGAATTTAGAGAATTAGCTACATTAATGGGATTAAGGGTAATCGATGAGGATAAGTAA
- a CDS encoding glucose 1-dehydrogenase, with protein MRAVIVHPPKPGVEFSDLKEPIRHGKGSVKVRLLENGICGSDREIVRGRLATSRPPPGKDWLVLGHEAIGIVEESSDPRFKPGELVMPVNRRSYEGHCLNCLVGRPDFCEAEEYVEAGMVGMDGFMVEYYYDDPKYLVKVPSEIKDIAILAQPLSDLEKSIEEILAIQRRFIWTCDDGTYNCRRAIVFGSGATGTLFALLLKTYGFEVYIANRRDPLEGEAKIADEAGLVYYNYTKESLDKLKKLGFDLVIDTTGASASLIRHEIEILKPNGVLGLFGFPSEGEAVIPYDVFQRFIYKANVVVGIINGQKPHFQLALSHLAQWKSVWPGVTKRLITKVISINDEKEVIKALNAKEPGEIKVKIKWD; from the coding sequence GTGAGGGCGGTAATAGTACATCCTCCCAAGCCTGGGGTAGAATTCTCAGATTTAAAGGAGCCAATTCGACATGGTAAGGGTTCCGTGAAGGTAAGATTACTTGAAAACGGAATATGTGGATCAGACAGGGAAATTGTTAGGGGTAGATTGGCCACATCTAGACCGCCACCCGGCAAGGACTGGTTAGTTCTTGGCCATGAGGCTATTGGTATAGTTGAGGAGTCTAGTGATCCAAGGTTTAAACCAGGTGAATTAGTTATGCCAGTAAATAGAAGGAGTTATGAAGGGCACTGCCTTAATTGCCTCGTTGGGAGGCCTGATTTCTGTGAGGCTGAGGAGTATGTGGAGGCCGGTATGGTGGGTATGGATGGTTTCATGGTGGAGTATTACTATGATGACCCTAAGTACTTAGTCAAGGTACCAAGCGAGATCAAGGATATTGCAATTCTTGCTCAACCCCTGTCTGATCTTGAAAAATCCATTGAGGAGATACTGGCTATACAAAGGAGATTTATATGGACCTGTGATGATGGCACGTACAACTGCAGAAGGGCGATAGTATTTGGATCAGGCGCCACTGGAACGTTATTTGCACTGTTATTAAAAACATATGGATTCGAGGTATATATTGCAAATAGGAGGGATCCCCTTGAGGGTGAGGCGAAGATTGCGGATGAAGCTGGTTTGGTTTATTATAATTATACAAAGGAGAGCCTTGATAAACTTAAGAAATTAGGTTTTGACCTAGTTATAGATACAACGGGAGCGTCAGCATCATTGATTAGGCATGAGATAGAGATTCTTAAGCCCAATGGCGTGCTTGGTTTATTTGGTTTTCCATCAGAGGGTGAGGCTGTTATACCATATGATGTTTTTCAAAGGTTCATATATAAGGCTAATGTGGTTGTTGGTATTATTAACGGCCAAAAACCCCACTTCCAGTTGGCGCTTTCGCACTTAGCGCAATGGAAGTCCGTATGGCCTGGAGTTACAAAGAGACTAATTACTAAGGTGATTTCAATAAACGATGAGAAGGAGGTAATCAAGGCGCTCAATGCGAAGGAACCTGGTGAGATAAAGGTAAAGATCAAGTGGGATTGA
- a CDS encoding SMP-30/gluconolactonase/LRE family protein gives MKAQAIYNVPRSILGEGPVWDDRLNALYWVDIIGGKVHGLKDNRVDTVFQINDFVTCVALTSNPNYLLVTLKDRVVLVDVNARSIVKTLAKVDEPSTNRLNDCKVDAAGRLWFGSMDMNEREPSGSLYVLDPSGTVRKVLSGVTISNGIVWSLDNKFMYYIDSPTRKIMVFRFDLDKGELMNKAMDIDLSRHEGIPDGMTIDSEGYLWVAMYGGGRVLRIDPGKRVVIDEVDVPVSYTTSCTFGGDGLMSLYITTARNYPREVEREGDDGKVFIANTEIRGYTANKYLVNL, from the coding sequence ATGAAAGCCCAAGCGATATATAATGTACCACGGAGTATTTTGGGCGAGGGACCGGTTTGGGATGATAGATTGAATGCACTTTATTGGGTGGATATTATAGGTGGTAAGGTGCATGGACTTAAGGATAATAGGGTGGATACCGTTTTCCAAATTAACGATTTCGTTACATGCGTCGCCCTTACTAGCAATCCCAATTATTTACTGGTTACCCTAAAGGATAGGGTTGTTCTTGTAGATGTAAATGCAAGATCCATTGTTAAAACCTTAGCTAAGGTTGATGAGCCGTCCACCAATAGACTTAACGATTGTAAGGTTGATGCAGCCGGTAGACTTTGGTTTGGCAGTATGGATATGAATGAGAGGGAACCAAGTGGTTCGCTTTATGTACTTGATCCAAGTGGTACAGTTAGGAAGGTATTGTCTGGAGTTACGATATCTAATGGCATTGTTTGGTCCCTGGATAATAAATTTATGTACTATATAGATAGCCCAACCAGGAAGATCATGGTATTCAGATTCGATTTAGATAAGGGAGAATTAATGAATAAGGCCATGGATATTGACCTATCAAGGCATGAGGGCATACCTGATGGTATGACAATAGATTCCGAGGGTTACCTGTGGGTTGCCATGTATGGTGGTGGTAGGGTATTAAGAATTGACCCAGGGAAAAGGGTGGTAATTGATGAAGTTGATGTACCAGTTTCATATACAACTTCGTGTACGTTCGGTGGGGATGGTCTAATGAGTTTATATATAACCACGGCTAGGAATTACCCACGTGAGGTGGAGAGGGAGGGTGATGATGGGAAAGTATTTATTGCGAATACTGAGATACGTGGATATACGGCGAATAAATACCTTGTAAATTTATAG
- a CDS encoding aldehyde dehydrogenase family protein, whose translation MHENELIKGVWIKTYTIPKDRDYYDIRNPADTRQLIARFPRLKREDVKSAIDVAKEAFAKWSTTLPVERANILYKTAFIIESRANDMARLLTLEEGKTLADSMFEVVRTVNLLRFYAGLIVKDLGKVIPSQDKNTLIMTMREPLGVVGVITPWNFPLSLPAWKIIPAIATGNTVVWKPASITPTIAHELVKAFYDAGLPEGVLNFVTGSGGEVGDELVMNKDIDAITFTGSLQVGKEVNEKIGKQNRFVRVQLELGGKNATVLTKNGDINLAIEQVVRSAFGLTGQACTATSRFLIPEDMHDEVLNKLIERTKRIVVGNGLKQGVDMGPLASREQFEKVLGYIELGKQEGARLVYGGSVIKGSEEFDHGYFVQPTIFDGVTKDMRIAREEIFGPVLAVMTYRTLDEAIDIVNSVEYGLITGIVTRDLNEAMRFSQGVKVGVVKINKPTIGLEPWVPYGGVKASGNDIYKEMGEEAIQFFTRIKAVYMGW comes from the coding sequence ATGCACGAAAACGAATTGATTAAGGGCGTCTGGATCAAAACATACACCATACCTAAGGATAGGGATTACTACGATATTAGGAATCCTGCAGATACTAGGCAATTGATTGCTAGGTTTCCAAGGCTTAAACGCGAGGATGTTAAGTCAGCCATAGATGTTGCTAAGGAGGCTTTTGCCAAGTGGAGTACCACATTGCCTGTTGAGAGAGCCAACATATTGTATAAGACGGCCTTTATAATTGAGTCCAGGGCTAATGATATGGCTAGGCTGTTAACTCTTGAAGAGGGTAAGACTCTTGCTGATAGTATGTTTGAGGTTGTGAGGACGGTAAACCTACTTAGGTTTTACGCGGGGTTGATAGTTAAGGACTTGGGTAAGGTAATACCATCTCAGGATAAGAATACATTGATAATGACCATGAGGGAACCCCTGGGTGTTGTAGGTGTCATTACCCCGTGGAACTTCCCGCTATCATTACCAGCATGGAAGATCATACCAGCTATAGCCACTGGGAATACCGTAGTTTGGAAACCAGCCAGTATAACTCCAACAATAGCCCATGAACTCGTTAAGGCATTCTATGACGCCGGCCTACCCGAGGGCGTACTCAATTTTGTGACCGGGTCAGGTGGTGAGGTCGGTGATGAGTTGGTCATGAATAAAGATATTGATGCAATAACTTTCACGGGCTCTCTGCAGGTGGGTAAGGAAGTTAATGAGAAGATTGGTAAGCAGAACCGCTTCGTCAGAGTGCAACTGGAGCTTGGTGGTAAGAATGCGACGGTTCTTACGAAGAATGGTGATATTAATTTAGCCATAGAACAAGTGGTTAGGTCAGCCTTTGGTCTAACTGGGCAAGCATGTACAGCAACATCCAGGTTCTTAATACCTGAGGACATGCATGACGAGGTACTTAATAAATTGATTGAGAGGACTAAGAGAATAGTTGTTGGTAATGGACTTAAGCAAGGTGTTGATATGGGTCCGCTTGCAAGTAGGGAGCAGTTTGAGAAGGTCCTTGGGTATATCGAGCTCGGCAAGCAGGAGGGCGCTAGGTTGGTCTATGGTGGTTCCGTCATCAAGGGTAGTGAGGAGTTTGACCATGGTTATTTCGTGCAACCAACAATATTTGACGGCGTTACAAAGGACATGAGGATAGCCCGTGAGGAAATATTTGGGCCCGTCCTAGCAGTAATGACGTATAGAACGTTAGATGAGGCCATAGATATAGTGAACTCAGTGGAATATGGTTTAATAACTGGAATAGTAACCAGGGATCTTAACGAGGCTATGAGATTCAGTCAGGGTGTAAAGGTCGGCGTAGTAAAGATCAATAAACCAACAATAGGACTAGAGCCCTGGGTACCATATGGTGGCGTTAAGGCGTCGGGTAATGATATTTATAAGGAGATGGGTGAGGAGGCAATTCAATTCTTCACTAGAATAAAGGCAGTGTATATGGGTTGGTGA
- a CDS encoding fumarylacetoacetate hydrolase family protein: MKLFRLTNNGWVGNFAIINNKVYVLLSDPVTALKLYSEGKEVPLGPEVNVNVDELLNRDYTYRGLRFTRPYDPIEVWGSGIVYEVARSRYTEEDVAMIKGKTIYELVYDAERPEIFFKGTANRCVGHGEPIAVRSDSEWTLPEPELGVVIDSRGKILAYTVSDDVSARDLEAQNPLYLPQSKIYNNSCAMGPFLVTPDEVGNPYDLTISMRIIRGSAVVFEGSISTSKMRRRVEDQIKYLIRDNAVPDGTLLSTGTAVIPPRPITLMHGDVVEISITRLGTQRTPVIKLGK, from the coding sequence ATGAAGCTCTTCAGATTAACTAATAATGGTTGGGTTGGAAATTTCGCGATAATTAATAACAAGGTCTACGTATTACTAAGTGACCCAGTTACTGCCTTGAAACTTTACTCAGAGGGTAAGGAGGTGCCACTTGGTCCCGAGGTTAATGTAAACGTCGATGAGTTACTAAACAGGGACTACACATATAGGGGCCTTAGGTTTACGAGACCCTATGATCCAATCGAGGTTTGGGGCAGCGGGATTGTTTACGAGGTTGCTAGGTCCAGGTATACAGAGGAGGACGTGGCAATGATAAAGGGTAAGACAATATATGAATTGGTATATGACGCTGAAAGACCGGAGATCTTCTTCAAGGGCACCGCAAACAGATGCGTTGGTCATGGGGAACCAATAGCAGTTAGAAGTGACTCGGAATGGACGTTACCCGAGCCTGAGCTTGGTGTTGTAATCGACTCCAGAGGTAAAATACTGGCTTACACGGTTAGTGATGATGTTTCTGCAAGGGACTTAGAAGCCCAGAACCCACTTTACTTGCCGCAGTCAAAGATTTACAATAATTCCTGCGCCATGGGGCCTTTCCTAGTGACACCTGACGAAGTTGGTAACCCCTACGACTTAACTATCAGCATGAGAATAATTAGGGGTAGCGCAGTGGTGTTCGAGGGTAGTATAAGCACTTCTAAAATGAGGAGGAGGGTTGAGGATCAAATAAAGTACTTGATTAGGGATAATGCGGTTCCTGATGGAACGTTACTATCAACTGGTACGGCAGTAATACCACCGAGACCCATTACACTAATGCACGGTGATGTTGTTGAAATATCAATAACAAGGCTTGGAACACAGAGAACGCCAGTGATAAAGCTGGGCAAATAA
- a CDS encoding zinc ribbon domain-containing protein, which yields MPGEGVYEVEYSNRRANVVRLLPNGFQERKLRRFADACARLWNEVNYERRRLFRKLYRRLLHLYRNLASHLVKTLHELGVSTIYLGYPFGIVQDKGSKLTVNLWSYRKLMEAIELKAQEYGMKVFEVVEYNTSRTCPYHNVEVKRHPRGVVGCPFGHRLHSDLNGALNILKKAIGKVVLTVKKPLSFLVLHNGVAPIKGCNP from the coding sequence ATGCCAGGGGAGGGTGTCTATGAAGTCGAATACTCAAATAGAAGGGCTAACGTGGTCCGCCTCCTGCCTAATGGCTTCCAGGAGAGGAAGCTTAGGAGGTTTGCTGACGCGTGTGCCAGGCTGTGGAATGAGGTTAATTATGAGAGGAGGAGGCTGTTCAGGAAGCTGTATAGGAGGTTACTGCACTTGTACAGAAACCTAGCATCCCATCTTGTTAAGACGCTGCATGAGCTTGGCGTGTCAACAATCTACTTGGGTTATCCGTTCGGCATTGTACAGGATAAGGGTAGCAAGTTAACGGTGAATTTATGGTCTTATCGTAAACTAATGGAAGCCATCGAGCTGAAGGCTCAGGAATACGGTATGAAGGTGTTTGAGGTTGTTGAATACAATACCTCAAGGACTTGCCCCTATCACAACGTGGAGGTGAAGAGACACCCTAGAGGAGTAGTAGGCTGTCCGTTTGGTCACAGATTGCACAGTGACTTAAACGGTGCCTTGAACATCCTTAAGAAGGCCATCGGTAAAGTAGTGTTAACGGTCAAAAAACCATTGTCTTTCCTAGTCCTCCATAACGGAGTAGCACCCATAAAGGGGTGTAACCCCTGA